CCGTCGGGAACCTGGTAGTCCCAGAGCTTCTTTCCGGCGTTGTCGAAGACGTAGAACTTCCCGTCGAAACCCGCTATCGCGATATATTTTCCATCCGGCGAGACAATTGTTTCCTCAGAAGGGACGCCTTGCCAATCTCCTATCTGAGGAAGTTCTTCCAGGGAACCAAGTTTTGCTTCCCCGAGTTTATAGGCGGAAGGTTTCTTTGGAGACTCGGTTTCTTGGGTTATCACGCCTTCCTCTGATTTTATTGTGATGGCGCATTTCTCATTTGGTTCCCATTCGAAGGAGGCCAGTATGGTCTTTGTGTTTGGCTGAGTGAAATCAACCTTTTTGTCGGCTACTTTAACTTCTGAGACATCGCGCGCTTCGCTTAAAACAAGAACTGCTCCCATTCTGGTAAACAGGGCCGACTCTAATTTTGCGACATCCTTCTTTCCCGAACAGCCGCTTAGAAGGGGCATGATGAAGGCCACAGAAAGTATAATGCCGATTATTTTTGCCAATCTTTTTTTATATTTCACGCAGATTGCGCTCCTTTCAAGTTTTTATTTACATTAACAACATTGCAAGCTTAAGTCCGAATTTAGCTTTTTGATTTTCACCTCCTTGGTAAACAAAACAGTTTTCGATAATTGTTGCCAAATAAAAAGACCACAAAAATCTCATCCAGCTTTTGAGCCGGGTAAGACCTTCGTGGCCTAATTTCGGAAAAAGTTCTAATTTACAAAGCTGCAACCTTCGGGTTGCTCTATAATAAGTTAGACAAATTAATAGCATAATTTTAAAAAGATTACAATGTTTTATTCAACGATACTGCTTCGTCAGAATTTTTTAAATGCGTGATTGGGGAGTTGAAGTGGAGAACAAAGGAAGAGATTTTTTGATTCCCGGGATAAAAAAGAACGTCTTCGTTTTAGGGTTAGTGAGCTTATTTACCGATATAAGCAGCGAGATGATATATCCTCTCGTGCCAATTTTTCTAACCAGTGTTTTGGGAGCGCCGGTTGCTGTCGTTGGTTTAATTGAGGGCGTTGCGGAGAGCACCGCGAGCATTTTGAAGACCTTCTCCGGCTGGCTTTCGGATAAATACGAGAAAAGAAAACCGTTTGTTCTGGGAGGGTATTCTCTTTCCGCTCTTGGAAAACTTCTTTTAAGCGTGGCTTTCGTCTGGCCCACGGTTTTAACGGCTCGCTTTGTGGACCGCTTGGGCAAAGGAGTTAGAACCTCAGCGAGGGATGCTCTTATTGCTGATGAAACTGATTCTATTAATCGGGGCAGAGCCTTTGGTTTTCATCGGGCGATGGATACAACCGGCGCGGTTATCGGGCCACTAATTGTCTTAATCTTAATGGCTGTTTTAAAAGAACAATATCGATTGATTTTTTTGCTTTCTTTCTTTCCGGCTGTCTTAGGTGTTGCTCTTCTCTTTTTCTTTGTGAAAGAGAAAAAAAGACAAACTTTTAGCTCAAAAGAAGCTCCTCGTTTAAGCTTGGCCGGCTTTGACAAGAATTTTAAAATGCTTCTTTTAATCGTGGTTGTTTTTGGGCTTGGCAACTCCAGCGATGTTTTTCTGATTTTAAGAGCAAAAAATCTAGGCCTTTCGGCTACCTTGGTTGTTTTAGCCTACGTTCTTTACAATGTAGTTTACGCATCTTTTTCGATGCCGGCCGGCATTCTTTCTGATAGGGTGGGAAGAAAAAAGCTAATGGTTGGCGGTTTTCTAATATTTTCCGGAGTTTATTTTGTCCTCGCGTTTATATCTAAATCCGTTTATATTTGGCCGCTTTTTGCCATATATGGTTTGTATATTGCAGCCACAGAGGGTGTGAGCAGGGCTTTGGTAACTGACATGGCAGGGCCGGAGAATAAGGGTACGGCACTAGGGCTTTATCATACAGCGGTGGGGTTGGTAACATTTGCGGCCAGCTTGATTGCCGGCTTGCTCTGGACATACATTAATCCGTCGGCGCCTTTTATCTACGGCGGTTTAACATCATTATTAGCCGCAATTTTATTTATTCTTTTTATGCCACTTGAGTAATTTTTTCATGTCGGGGCAGGTGAATTTTTGTTTTGTTTGTGCTATCTTTTTGTTAAAGTATCCTCTTTTGGGTGGTGTAAAAATCTAGGTGGCTTATATTTCTCTTTATAGAAAATATCGACCTCAAACACTTGAAGAAGTGGTTGGCCAAAAACATATAACCCACACGCTTTCCAATGCGGTTAAGCATAATAAAATATCTCATGCTTATTTATTTTGCGGTCCAAGGGGAACGGGGAAAACGAGTGTAGCTAAAATCTTGGCTAAGATGCTCAATTGTAAAAATGGTCCCACCCCCACCCCTTGCAATAAATGCGAAGCTTGTAATCAGATTAACAATGGGAGCTTCCTTGATGTTTTTGAAATAGATGCTGCTTCAAATCGGGGAATTGATGAGATCCGCGATCTTAAAGGAAAGATTAACTTTTCACCCACCGAAGGCTATATGAAGGTCTACATAATTGATGAAGTGCACATGCTCACCCCTGAAGCGTTCAACGCGCTTCTTAAAACATTAGAAGAACCTCCTTCTCATGTAATTTTTGTTCTAGCCACAACGGAGCCACACAAAGTTTTATCTACAATTTTATCTCGCTGTCAGCGTTTTGATTTTAGGCGAATTCTTACATCTGATATGGTGGCAAGATTGTTATTTGTGGCTGAAGCTGAAGGGATTAACGCGGAAGAAACCGCGCTAACCTTAATCGCGAAACATGCTCAGGGTAGTTTACGAGATGCTCTGGGTACGTTAGACCAGCTATCTTCCTTTATTGGGAAAAATATAAAAACTTGTGATGTAACTACTTTATTGGGGATGTTTGATACGGAACTCCTTTTTGATGTTGTAGAAACATTGTATAAAAGAGATACGGCCTCTACTTTTGAATATGTTGAAAAACTGATTGCAAGCGGCAGGGACCCTAAGCAGTTTACTAAGGATTTAATTGAATATATTCGGGCACTTTTTATAATTAAAAACACCGAAACAGCAAACGAAATAATCAATGTAACGCCCGAAGTTTTTGCTAAGATGGAAAACCAGGCTGTTCGTTTTCAGAACACTGAGCTTATGCGATTTTTAGATGTTTTAAGCACATCTCACAGTCAAATGCGTTGGAATCCCGATGTGAAGCTGGTTTTGGAGATGACCTTGGTGAAACTTACAAGGCCGGAAACAAATTCATCTATTGATGGGTTGCTTTGCCGGGTTGAGAAGCTTGAAAGATTAATTGAAGGGCAAAAGATTGGAGTTGCCAAAGAGAAAAAAGAGAGCTTGAATATAGAAAAAGGTGTGGAATCTGCTTCAACTGAAGAAAAGAAAAAAATTGAGCATGTATGCGTTAAAAGTCAAAATGAACACGAGAAATTGGAGAAGGCGGAGGAGAAAAGGAGTAAAAAACCGGATGATACCGGTTTAAAGTCAGAAAGTGTAAAAGAGAAGAAAGAAGATAAAGAAGCCAAGTGCCAGAAATCTAATGTGGCCGGTAGTTCTAGAGATACTGATAAAGCAAAACGTGCCTGGCCGGTTGTTTTAGATAAAGTTAAAAAGAAAAAGATATCTACCTATGCCTTATTGCTTGAATGTCAGCCGGCTGAACTTGAGAATTCAAAATTAACTCTTAAATTTAATCGAAACGCGGGTTTTCATAAGAGCGAAATTGAAAGGCCTCAAAACTTTAGACTGGTGCGAGAATCTTTGGAAGAAGTTTTGGGTTTTAAGATTAAGATGAATTGTGTTTTGGATGTGGGCGGAGAATCAATTAAAGCAGAAGCAAAAAAGGAAGATGAGATGTTGGATAGAGAAAATATCGTTGATTTGTTGCAGCGAGATTTTGACGCGGAGATAACCGAGGAAAATGTTGTTGATGAAAAAGGGGATATTAAATAAAATTAGCAGTTAAAACATTATTCTTAAAGGAGAGATAACATTTATGGACATTGGTAAATTAATGAAGCAAGCTAAAAAAATGCAGCAGGAAATGGTCAAAATTCAAGAAAAATTGGCTGACGAACGGATTGAGGCGAGCGCCGGAGGTGGAGCTGTTAAGGTTGTTGTAAACGGGAAGCAGGAATTGCTTGATATAAAAATTGACCCCAGCGTTGTGGACCCTGATGATATAGAGATGCTTCAAGATTTAGTGCTTGCCGCTGCCAACGAAGCTCTTCAGCAAAGCAGGGATTTGGCCGCGCAAAGAGTTAATAGTGTTACGGGTGGCATGGGCATACCGGGCTTGACATAATATGGCAAATGCCTGCCCGCCTCCCCGCCTGCCTACGCCTATGATGCCGTTAGGCATTGGCGGGCAGGTGGCGGGGCAGATGGCTGATGGCAGATGGCATATAGAAAAAGAAGGGTAAAGGAAAAGTCAAAAGTCAACAAAGCTGGTGGCTTATGGCTGATAGCAGATGGCAAACAGGGTATGGAGTGTTGTAATAAGACCAGCAATCTGGCCGACAAACTACTGACTTCCCACCAAGAGACTACCGACTGATTAGTAGAGGATAAAGGGTAAAGGATTAAGCGGTAAGGATTAAGAAGCAAGTTGGAAATGTACAGGAGATTAAGTTGTGATTAGGTAGTAATTAAGTAGAGATTAAGAATAAGACCATTAATTTCAATGAATTACAATAAATTTCAATTAATTTCAAAGCAACTGAAGCCTAGTGTTTGAAGTCTGATTTATGCAAATTGTTAATGGTTAAAGGAGTGATTTTGTGTATTATGCGGCCCCGGTTGCAGTTTTAATTGAAGAGTTAACAAAACTACCGAGCATTGGGCCAAAGTCTGCTCAAAGGCTGGCCTTTTATCTTTTGAAAGTTTCTCCTGAGAGTGCTAAAAATTTGGCTGATGCCATCATAAACGTTAAAGATAAAGTTGGGTTCTGCAAGATTTGTTTCAATATAACCGAAGAGGATACATGCGAAATGTGTCTTGATTTTGAAAGAGATGATTCATTGCTCTGCATAGTTGAAGAACCGCAAGATATCGTTGCTTTGGAAAAAACGTGCAGTTTTAAGGGGCGCTATCATGTTTTAGGAGGAGCCATTTCTCCTATAGATGGGATAGGTCCTGAGGATTTAAAGATACACGAATTACTGAATCGCTTGAAAGACGGAAAGGTTCAAGAGATAGTCGTTGCTACAAATCCTAATATTGAGGGAGAGGCTACAGCGATGTATATCGCCAAACTAGTTAAGCCTTTTGGAATTAGAGTTACTAGAATAGCTAGTGGGTTACCTGTTGGAGGAGATTTGGAATATGCGGACGAGGTTACTTTAAGTAAGGCGTTAGAAGGAAGAAGAGAGATGTGAACCAAAAAAACTAAAAACTAACCGTTGACCGCAACAAATCGACCGCTTATTGAAAATTAGCGGTTTTTATATTTTATTTGAAGTATATTTTTTGGGTATTTTAAAAAACAAAACATGGAAAAGTAAAGAGGTGAAGTAGTGGAAAAATGTACTGAGATTAGATGGCATGCTCGAGGTGGCCAAGGGGCAGTTACGGCTGCTAAGTTTTTAGCAGAAGTGGCACTTGCCAGCGGAAAAAATATCCAGGCTTTTCCAGAATACGGCCCGGAAAGAATGGGGGCTCCTATTCAGGCATTTACTAGAATAGCATCTTCCCCGATTACCCTTTATTGTTCTGTAGAAAATCCTGGCATAGTGGTAGTTTTAGATGAAACTTTATTGGATGTTGTTAAGGTTACCAAGGGTTTATTGGATGATGGCATAATTTTGGTAAATACCAACAATAATCCAGCAGAAGTAAGAAAAAAATTAGGCATAAAAAGTGGGAAAATTTATACAGTTAACGCAACCGCGATAGCAGTAGATACATTAGGCAAACCAATTCCCAATACTCCAATGATTGGCGCGCTCATAAAAGTTACAGATATGGTCCCTCTTGAAGTTATAACTCGTCATTTTGCCGAGTCTTTTAGCAAAAAGTTTAATCAAAAAATTCTCGAAGGGAATATAGAAGCAATTAAGCAAGCTTATGAGAAGGTGAGGGGCGAATGAAAGATTGGCAAGCAAATAAACTTTTACCTGGCGGAATTATTCCTAAAAGCGGTACAGCAAAAGAGTATAAAACTGGGGGTTGGCGCTCGAAAGCTCCTAAATGGAATGAAGAAAAATGCAAGCAGTGTTTAATTTGTTGGATATCGTGTCCTGAGGGTGCAGTATTGGTAAAAGATGGTAAAGTCAGGGGCATAGATATGGATTATTGCAAAGGGTGTGGAATTTGTGCCACGGAGTGTTCTTTTGATGTGATTAAAATGGTGGAGGGGTAGGTGAAGATTATGAGCAAAAAGAGAATTGTGGCTACAACAGGCAACGGGGCTGTAGCTGAAGCGATGAGGCAGATAAATCCAGATGTTCTTAGTATTTATCCCATAACTCCCCAAACTGCCATTGTTGAGGGTTTTTCAAAGTTTGCCGCCAATGGTTTGGTTGATACGGAGTGTGTGACTGTGGAAAGCGAACATTCATCCATGAGCAACTGCATAGGCGCTTCCGCCGCGGGGGCTCGTGTTATGACGGCAACCTCTTCTCAGGGGTTAGCTTTGATGCATGAGATGCTCTATATTGCATCCGGGATGCGGCTTCCAATTGCGATGTTTAATGTCAACAGGGCTTTGAGTGCCCCAATTAACATTCACTGTGACCACAGTGATAGCATGGGGGCAAGAGATACGAGCTGGATACAAATTTATTCCGAGGATGCTCAGGAAGCGTATGATAATACTATTCAAGCAATACGTATTGCTGAAGACAGAAGAGT
The Candidatus Oleimmundimicrobium sp. DNA segment above includes these coding regions:
- a CDS encoding MFS transporter, yielding MENKGRDFLIPGIKKNVFVLGLVSLFTDISSEMIYPLVPIFLTSVLGAPVAVVGLIEGVAESTASILKTFSGWLSDKYEKRKPFVLGGYSLSALGKLLLSVAFVWPTVLTARFVDRLGKGVRTSARDALIADETDSINRGRAFGFHRAMDTTGAVIGPLIVLILMAVLKEQYRLIFLLSFFPAVLGVALLFFFVKEKKRQTFSSKEAPRLSLAGFDKNFKMLLLIVVVFGLGNSSDVFLILRAKNLGLSATLVVLAYVLYNVVYASFSMPAGILSDRVGRKKLMVGGFLIFSGVYFVLAFISKSVYIWPLFAIYGLYIAATEGVSRALVTDMAGPENKGTALGLYHTAVGLVTFAASLIAGLLWTYINPSAPFIYGGLTSLLAAILFILFMPLE
- the dnaX gene encoding DNA polymerase III subunit gamma/tau; protein product: MAYISLYRKYRPQTLEEVVGQKHITHTLSNAVKHNKISHAYLFCGPRGTGKTSVAKILAKMLNCKNGPTPTPCNKCEACNQINNGSFLDVFEIDAASNRGIDEIRDLKGKINFSPTEGYMKVYIIDEVHMLTPEAFNALLKTLEEPPSHVIFVLATTEPHKVLSTILSRCQRFDFRRILTSDMVARLLFVAEAEGINAEETALTLIAKHAQGSLRDALGTLDQLSSFIGKNIKTCDVTTLLGMFDTELLFDVVETLYKRDTASTFEYVEKLIASGRDPKQFTKDLIEYIRALFIIKNTETANEIINVTPEVFAKMENQAVRFQNTELMRFLDVLSTSHSQMRWNPDVKLVLEMTLVKLTRPETNSSIDGLLCRVEKLERLIEGQKIGVAKEKKESLNIEKGVESASTEEKKKIEHVCVKSQNEHEKLEKAEEKRSKKPDDTGLKSESVKEKKEDKEAKCQKSNVAGSSRDTDKAKRAWPVVLDKVKKKKISTYALLLECQPAELENSKLTLKFNRNAGFHKSEIERPQNFRLVRESLEEVLGFKIKMNCVLDVGGESIKAEAKKEDEMLDRENIVDLLQRDFDAEITEENVVDEKGDIK
- a CDS encoding YbaB/EbfC family nucleoid-associated protein, which codes for MLKGEITFMDIGKLMKQAKKMQQEMVKIQEKLADERIEASAGGGAVKVVVNGKQELLDIKIDPSVVDPDDIEMLQDLVLAAANEALQQSRDLAAQRVNSVTGGMGIPGLT
- the recR gene encoding recombination mediator RecR; its protein translation is MYYAAPVAVLIEELTKLPSIGPKSAQRLAFYLLKVSPESAKNLADAIINVKDKVGFCKICFNITEEDTCEMCLDFERDDSLLCIVEEPQDIVALEKTCSFKGRYHVLGGAISPIDGIGPEDLKIHELLNRLKDGKVQEIVVATNPNIEGEATAMYIAKLVKPFGIRVTRIASGLPVGGDLEYADEVTLSKALEGRREM
- a CDS encoding 2-oxoacid:acceptor oxidoreductase family protein: MEKCTEIRWHARGGQGAVTAAKFLAEVALASGKNIQAFPEYGPERMGAPIQAFTRIASSPITLYCSVENPGIVVVLDETLLDVVKVTKGLLDDGIILVNTNNNPAEVRKKLGIKSGKIYTVNATAIAVDTLGKPIPNTPMIGALIKVTDMVPLEVITRHFAESFSKKFNQKILEGNIEAIKQAYEKVRGE
- a CDS encoding 4Fe-4S binding protein, giving the protein MKDWQANKLLPGGIIPKSGTAKEYKTGGWRSKAPKWNEEKCKQCLICWISCPEGAVLVKDGKVRGIDMDYCKGCGICATECSFDVIKMVEG